The Candidatus Arthromitus sp. SFB-mouse-Japan genome includes a region encoding these proteins:
- a CDS encoding tetratricopeptide repeat protein, translating to MDFYFKKANDYYNKKDYKKAISLYKKSIQHQGSEACSLYNSAVCYIKLKEYDEAINLLKQALEIKLDHKYLFNLAYCYSLLGDNAKALTYFNWSWAINNDDYECKKAISMILDSFDKTKK from the coding sequence TTGGATTTTTACTTTAAAAAGGCGAATGATTATTACAATAAAAAAGATTACAAGAAGGCAATCTCATTATATAAAAAATCTATTCAACACCAAGGAAGTGAAGCATGCTCACTTTATAATTCTGCAGTTTGCTACATAAAATTAAAAGAATATGATGAGGCAATTAATTTATTAAAACAGGCTCTTGAAATAAAACTTGACCATAAGTACCTATTTAATTTGGCTTATTGTTACTCACTACTTGGTGATAATGCAAAAGCTCTTACATATTTTAATTGGTCATGGGCTATTAATAATGATGACTATGAATGCAAAAAAGCAATATCTATGATTTTAGATTCATTCGATAAAACTAAAAAATAA
- a CDS encoding valine--tRNA ligase, with amino-acid sequence MREELGKYSPVEFEKDIFDTWQKNDLFRARVNEDKRPYVISMPPPNITGKLHLGHALDLTLQDILIRFKRMQGFEALWVPGEDHASIATEVRVDNELLKNGIKKYDLGREKFLDRVWEWTDEYRAKIRKQIETIGTSCDFSREAFTMDNNLSKAVREVFVKLYNQGYIYQGNRITNWCPKCTTALSDAEIEYKEMKGKFWHIKYPLEIGDGYLEIATTRPETLLGDVAVMVHPDDVRYKKYIGMNVILPLVGRKIPVIADSYVDMEFGTGVVKVTPAHDPNDYEVGLRHNLPQIRVLDEKACVNENGFEYEGLYRYDARERIVEDLQKKGFLLSIRDHDHNVSCHDRCGTIIEPIISTQWYLKMEELAKPAIECVKNKEISFIPERFEKIYFNWMENIKDWCISRQLWWGHRIPVFYCKDCDNVMVSSDDLDKCDKCSSTEIYQDEDVLDTWFSSALWPFSILGWPNETEDLKYFYPNETLVTGYDIIFFWVARMIFSGLHNMGEVPFRKVFIHGIIRDSQGRKMSKSLDNGVDPMDVIEKYGADALRFMLINGISPGNDIRYIEEKVESASNFANKIWNASKFVMMNLDEELIEKYKDCNEYSLADKWILNKLNTLVDEVTNNFERFELGVGLSKIYDFIWTEFCDWYIELSKIILHGESEKQKGVTLRVLRRVLIDSLKLLHPVMPFITEKLYVNLKDFDNEFITTSNFPVFDNNLNFNEFEDNMNYVIESIRAIRNLRSQMNIPPSKKAKLYIVPKGNFRDIYVESLIYIEKLGLSKDIEIVSKIDEELVNSNKVVTVVSSSSNMYVPLLDLVDINKELDRLSKEKDKLDKEIERLNNKLSNQGFVSKAPEKVIKEEKDKLRKYESMVEEVDKSIANFKSKF; translated from the coding sequence ATGAGAGAAGAATTAGGTAAGTATAGTCCCGTAGAGTTTGAAAAAGATATTTTTGATACTTGGCAGAAAAATGATTTGTTTAGGGCTAGGGTTAATGAAGATAAAAGGCCTTATGTTATATCAATGCCTCCTCCAAATATAACAGGCAAGTTGCACTTGGGTCATGCTTTGGATTTAACGTTGCAAGATATTTTGATACGTTTTAAAAGGATGCAAGGCTTTGAGGCTTTATGGGTTCCAGGAGAAGACCATGCGAGCATTGCAACTGAAGTAAGAGTTGATAATGAACTTTTAAAGAATGGAATAAAGAAATATGATTTGGGACGTGAAAAGTTTTTAGATAGAGTTTGGGAATGGACAGATGAATATAGGGCAAAAATACGTAAGCAAATTGAAACGATAGGGACGTCTTGTGATTTCTCAAGAGAAGCTTTTACAATGGATAATAACTTGAGCAAAGCTGTTAGAGAGGTTTTTGTAAAGTTATATAATCAAGGATACATATATCAAGGGAATAGAATTACAAACTGGTGTCCAAAGTGTACAACAGCCCTTTCTGATGCAGAAATTGAATATAAAGAAATGAAAGGTAAGTTTTGGCATATTAAGTATCCATTAGAGATCGGAGATGGATATTTAGAAATTGCTACTACTAGACCAGAAACTCTTCTCGGAGATGTTGCTGTTATGGTTCATCCAGATGATGTTAGATATAAAAAGTATATAGGAATGAATGTTATTCTACCTCTTGTTGGTAGAAAAATTCCTGTTATAGCAGATTCATATGTAGATATGGAATTTGGTACAGGGGTTGTTAAAGTAACTCCAGCTCATGATCCGAATGATTATGAAGTTGGTCTAAGACATAATTTACCACAAATTAGAGTGCTAGATGAAAAGGCCTGTGTAAATGAAAATGGTTTTGAGTATGAAGGTTTGTATAGATATGATGCCCGTGAGAGAATAGTTGAGGATTTGCAGAAGAAAGGATTCTTATTATCCATAAGAGATCATGATCATAATGTGAGTTGTCATGATAGGTGTGGAACAATTATTGAGCCTATTATTTCTACTCAATGGTATCTTAAGATGGAGGAACTTGCGAAGCCGGCAATAGAATGTGTTAAAAATAAGGAAATTTCTTTTATACCAGAGAGATTCGAAAAGATATATTTTAATTGGATGGAAAATATTAAAGATTGGTGTATTTCTAGACAGCTTTGGTGGGGACATAGAATTCCTGTTTTTTATTGTAAAGATTGTGATAACGTTATGGTTTCTTCTGATGATTTGGATAAATGTGATAAGTGTTCATCAACAGAAATTTATCAAGATGAAGATGTACTAGATACTTGGTTTAGTTCAGCTTTGTGGCCATTTTCTATTTTGGGTTGGCCGAACGAAACAGAAGATCTTAAGTATTTTTATCCAAATGAAACTTTAGTAACAGGATACGATATTATATTTTTCTGGGTTGCTAGGATGATTTTTTCAGGATTACATAATATGGGAGAAGTTCCTTTTAGAAAAGTATTTATACATGGAATTATAAGAGATTCTCAAGGAAGAAAGATGTCGAAGTCTCTCGATAATGGAGTCGATCCTATGGATGTAATTGAAAAATATGGGGCAGATGCCTTAAGATTTATGCTTATAAATGGAATTTCACCAGGAAATGATATTAGATATATCGAAGAAAAGGTTGAATCTGCATCTAATTTTGCAAACAAGATATGGAATGCTTCTAAGTTTGTCATGATGAATTTGGATGAAGAATTAATTGAGAAGTATAAGGATTGCAATGAATATAGTTTAGCTGATAAATGGATTTTGAATAAATTAAATACATTAGTAGATGAAGTTACAAATAATTTTGAAAGGTTTGAGCTTGGTGTTGGATTATCTAAGATTTATGATTTTATATGGACCGAGTTTTGTGATTGGTATATAGAGTTATCAAAGATTATTTTACATGGTGAAAGTGAGAAGCAAAAAGGAGTTACTCTGAGAGTATTAAGGAGAGTTTTGATAGATTCATTGAAATTATTGCATCCAGTGATGCCTTTTATAACAGAAAAATTGTATGTAAATTTAAAAGATTTTGATAATGAATTTATAACTACGTCTAATTTTCCTGTATTTGATAATAATTTAAATTTTAACGAATTTGAAGATAATATGAATTATGTTATAGAATCAATTAGAGCTATAAGAAATCTAAGATCACAAATGAATATACCACCGTCAAAGAAGGCAAAACTTTATATTGTTCCTAAGGGTAATTTTAGAGATATTTATGTAGAGTCTTTGATTTATATAGAAAAGTTGGGTTTATCAAAAGATATAGAAATTGTTTCGAAGATTGATGAAGAACTTGTAAATTCTAATAAAGTAGTGACGGTTGTTTCATCATCTTCAAATATGTATGTTCCGTTGTTAGATTTAGTTGATATTAATAAGGAGCTTGATCGTTTATCTAAAGAGAAGGATAAATTGGATAAAGAAATTGAGCGTTTGAATAATAAATTATCAAATCAAGGATTTGTGAGTAAGGCTCCAGAAAAAGTTATAAAAGAAGAGAAAGATAAGCTTAGAAAATATGAATCTATGGTTGAGGAAGTAGATAAAAGTATTGCAAATTTTAAGTCTAAGTTTTAA
- a CDS encoding M16 family metallopeptidase — protein MENLKINFKEFILDNGFKILVLNKQCKFFNFNLGIKIGSAYETDNERGFSHFIEHMLFRSNCKFKDYEVNNIIEFLGGDYDAFTDYGSTVVSINGLDDDLEKCIELISSMVMSPKFDSEEMDIERDIIISELDSCYANYEEFSFLKLNEQAFEKSHIRYDIAGDRKLLESVTTDDLIKFYNKYYVPNNAYAVVISSYSEEYIVSLLKKYFNSWQRKHISHKKLIEEVNISKTIVSEKSDLEISTVTYLFVFKDLQQGEKILLKLAEYKLGGGSNSILFKKVRDEEGLAYDIYTQLEISDEFKGMYIFCTTGKENIDRARKIIDECILEIKNCSYNFDYYNLNLMKKLQLIAIYSILEDNRKLGLYLIDKLLYDKNIESYMEDLEKIGNINKRQIMEVCKKYFNNPTVHILKGK, from the coding sequence ATGGAAAATTTAAAAATTAATTTTAAAGAATTTATTTTAGATAATGGATTTAAAATTCTTGTTTTAAATAAGCAATGTAAATTTTTTAATTTTAATCTTGGAATTAAAATTGGAAGTGCATATGAAACGGACAATGAAAGAGGATTTAGTCATTTTATTGAACATATGTTATTTAGATCAAATTGTAAATTTAAAGACTATGAAGTAAACAATATTATTGAATTTTTGGGTGGGGATTATGATGCATTTACTGATTATGGTTCAACTGTAGTATCTATAAATGGATTGGATGATGATTTAGAAAAATGTATAGAATTAATTTCATCCATGGTTATGAGTCCTAAATTTGATAGTGAAGAGATGGACATTGAGAGAGATATAATAATTTCGGAATTAGATTCATGTTATGCAAATTATGAGGAGTTTAGTTTTTTAAAGCTAAATGAACAAGCTTTTGAAAAATCTCATATAAGGTATGACATAGCAGGTGATAGAAAATTATTGGAAAGTGTAACTACTGATGATTTAATTAAATTTTATAATAAATATTATGTTCCGAATAATGCGTATGCGGTTGTTATTAGCTCATACAGTGAAGAGTACATAGTTAGTTTATTAAAAAAATATTTTAACTCCTGGCAAAGAAAACATATTTCACATAAAAAATTGATTGAAGAGGTAAATATTTCCAAGACTATAGTTAGTGAAAAGAGCGATTTAGAAATAAGTACTGTTACATATTTGTTTGTGTTTAAAGATTTACAACAAGGCGAGAAAATACTTTTAAAATTAGCAGAGTATAAACTTGGAGGAGGCTCAAATTCTATATTATTTAAGAAAGTAAGAGATGAAGAAGGGCTGGCTTATGATATTTATACACAATTAGAAATTAGTGACGAATTTAAGGGGATGTATATTTTTTGTACGACTGGTAAGGAGAACATAGATAGAGCTAGGAAAATTATAGATGAATGTATATTAGAAATAAAGAATTGCAGTTATAATTTTGATTATTATAATTTAAATTTGATGAAAAAGCTACAATTGATAGCTATATATTCAATTCTTGAAGATAATAGAAAACTTGGATTGTATTTAATAGATAAACTACTTTATGATAAAAATATTGAATCATATATGGAAGATTTGGAAAAAATAGGGAATATTAATAAGCGACAAATAATGGAAGTTTGCAAAAAGTATTTTAATAATCCAACAGTTCATATTCTTAAAGGAAAATAG
- a CDS encoding transglutaminase-like domain-containing protein, with protein MFNLLIDTLDNGIISIFIVVLFIFTLFRGIVKYNKLQYIFRDIGFYINVISIYLVYLSYDIIAYELYYLVLNVFNINRADNTLIGFILKVGLFVLVFMIYNLICRCIHIILFKNMVIKSHKFLFQLPNIFRYVVFGIIKAPKAILIVLIFIFALNTFSMFLTENNKINKLINSSNLYKSISNRIIVPFKYDLNEIMLNIFNPILDTFNDIRSNNIKYLYNGVTIDEATRSTDEIVEFAVQSTKGLVNSYDKARKLYDDVINMLEYDEEKSNDILNEDFSNLSGAISAFESKLGICFDYASLYSVLAESIQLPTRIVVGKGYNGTSWINHAWNEVYIDESDSWIEVDTTFGETGNYFDINNFEQDHIRERVIWEFSV; from the coding sequence TTGTTTAATTTATTAATAGATACCTTAGACAATGGTATTATATCTATTTTTATTGTGGTATTGTTTATTTTTACTTTGTTTAGAGGAATTGTTAAGTATAATAAGTTACAATATATTTTTCGTGATATTGGATTTTATATAAATGTAATTTCTATTTATCTTGTTTATTTATCTTATGATATTATTGCTTATGAATTATATTATTTGGTTTTGAATGTTTTTAATATAAATCGTGCAGATAATACATTGATTGGATTTATATTGAAGGTAGGATTATTCGTTTTAGTATTTATGATTTATAATTTAATATGTAGGTGTATTCATATTATATTGTTTAAAAACATGGTTATTAAATCTCATAAGTTTTTATTTCAACTTCCAAATATATTTAGATATGTAGTATTTGGAATTATAAAAGCTCCAAAAGCAATTCTTATTGTATTAATTTTTATTTTCGCTCTTAATACATTTTCCATGTTTTTGACAGAGAATAATAAGATTAATAAACTTATAAATTCATCTAACTTATATAAAAGTATATCTAATAGAATTATAGTTCCATTTAAGTATGATTTAAATGAGATCATGCTTAATATTTTTAATCCTATTTTAGATACATTTAATGATATTAGGTCAAATAACATAAAGTATTTGTATAATGGAGTTACGATAGATGAGGCAACAAGAAGTACTGATGAAATTGTAGAATTTGCTGTACAAAGTACGAAAGGACTAGTTAACTCTTATGATAAGGCGAGAAAATTATATGATGATGTGATAAATATGCTTGAATATGATGAGGAAAAATCAAATGATATATTAAATGAAGATTTCAGTAATTTATCTGGAGCTATTTCTGCATTTGAAAGCAAATTGGGAATTTGTTTTGACTATGCGAGCCTTTATTCTGTACTTGCAGAAAGTATACAGTTGCCAACTCGTATTGTGGTTGGTAAAGGATACAATGGAACTAGTTGGATAAACCATGCTTGGAATGAGGTTTACATTGATGAATCAGATTCTTGGATTGAAGTTGATACTACATTTGGTGAGACAGGCAACTATTTTGATATTAATAATTTTGAACAAGATCACATAAGGGAAAGAGTTATATGGGAATTTTCAGTTTAA
- a CDS encoding regulatory protein RecX, with translation MSREFIIAKNLALKLLNRYDKTQKEMKKYLLDKCVDPNVADDVIKYLLEYNFINDYRYARNYINKNLLKYGEKKIFFDLILKGLDNEFLKAEFSKISDEQKIEIGVKICQKKYDVIKDKFEVFKIRHKLFCHLIGKGYDYDLATKIIDQVYLKN, from the coding sequence ATGAGTAGAGAATTTATAATTGCGAAAAACTTAGCATTAAAGTTATTAAATCGGTATGACAAAACGCAAAAAGAAATGAAAAAGTATCTTTTGGATAAATGTGTTGATCCAAATGTAGCAGATGATGTAATCAAATACTTGTTGGAGTACAACTTTATAAATGATTACAGATATGCTAGAAATTACATAAATAAGAACTTATTAAAGTATGGTGAAAAGAAAATATTTTTTGATTTAATTCTTAAGGGATTAGATAATGAATTTTTAAAGGCGGAATTTTCAAAAATATCTGATGAACAAAAGATAGAAATAGGCGTTAAGATATGTCAAAAGAAGTATGATGTAATTAAAGATAAATTTGAGGTATTTAAAATTAGACACAAGCTATTTTGTCACCTAATTGGAAAAGGATATGATTATGACTTAGCGACTAAAATAATAGATCAAGTTTATTTGAAAAATTAG
- a CDS encoding serine hydrolase produces the protein MKRISKCFLALFLILSMCLSTYKTVEVSSKANMIITQTSDKLLGNFIGSAYNIFYGREADSDGFRYWYNMLSTGKVSARTFIEKFVLESKEFLDSVKLKEEFISKIYRFIFGRDTDKQGKQYWLDYIDGRILYYYRSEYPSTYKNSEILILRWNINDSPKVISDVMNKLIFSDEFAVRISLMNIKLDKNNVNIPVNRTDALSIYNLLENDIKLVDYTDEIEKRKQEALRLEQDLINRVGSSRLKNKILTYLGDMVNNVAVSFYDVTTKESFDINGDVLFKAGSTHKVPLNIVLYDLVQSGKINLNSKVEYVHSQHYEGGSGVLQGYLVGEYLPPQTFAELSKRSLLNSDNIAANMLITGINQVTSLYREYGKILEEPLNRTGNLFSTNEMRKFLLKLYENKDNNPYYKNIIQYLKDSSTGVRMGRYIPEGIVANKYGSFQGNYHDIGIVFGDRPFILVIYTKDLSNAEKVIADISKIVYER, from the coding sequence ATGAAAAGAATTTCCAAATGTTTTTTAGCTTTGTTTCTAATTTTAAGTATGTGTTTATCTACGTATAAAACTGTGGAAGTATCTTCTAAGGCAAATATGATTATAACTCAAACCTCAGACAAGCTATTAGGAAATTTTATTGGGTCAGCTTACAATATTTTTTATGGACGTGAGGCTGATTCAGATGGATTTAGATATTGGTACAATATGCTTAGTACTGGTAAAGTATCTGCGAGAACATTTATAGAGAAGTTTGTATTGGAGTCTAAGGAATTTTTAGATTCAGTTAAACTTAAGGAAGAATTTATAAGTAAGATTTATAGATTTATATTTGGAAGAGATACGGACAAGCAGGGTAAACAATATTGGTTAGATTATATAGATGGAAGGATTTTATATTACTATAGAAGTGAGTACCCTTCAACATATAAAAATAGTGAGATTCTTATTTTAAGGTGGAATATAAATGATTCACCTAAAGTGATTAGTGATGTTATGAACAAATTAATCTTTAGTGATGAATTTGCTGTAAGGATATCTCTTATGAACATAAAGTTGGACAAGAATAATGTTAATATACCGGTAAATAGGACTGATGCTTTAAGTATATATAATTTATTAGAGAATGATATAAAACTTGTGGATTATACTGATGAGATTGAAAAGAGAAAACAAGAGGCACTAAGACTTGAGCAAGATTTAATCAATAGAGTAGGTTCATCTAGGTTGAAAAATAAAATTTTGACTTATTTAGGAGATATGGTTAATAATGTTGCTGTTTCGTTTTATGACGTTACAACAAAAGAATCATTTGATATAAATGGGGACGTATTATTTAAGGCGGGAAGTACTCACAAAGTACCACTTAATATTGTTTTATATGATCTTGTACAATCTGGTAAAATAAATTTAAATAGCAAAGTTGAATATGTTCATTCACAACATTATGAAGGTGGTTCAGGAGTTTTACAAGGTTATCTAGTGGGAGAATATTTACCTCCACAGACTTTTGCTGAATTATCTAAAAGATCTCTCCTAAATTCAGATAATATTGCAGCTAATATGTTAATAACTGGAATTAATCAGGTTACAAGTCTTTATAGAGAATATGGAAAAATTTTGGAAGAACCATTAAATAGGACAGGCAATCTTTTTTCAACAAATGAGATGAGAAAATTTTTACTTAAGTTATACGAAAACAAGGATAATAATCCTTATTATAAAAATATTATTCAATATTTAAAAGATAGTTCAACAGGTGTTAGAATGGGAAGATATATACCTGAGGGGATTGTTGCAAATAAGTATGGATCATTTCAAGGGAATTATCATGATATAGGAATTGTTTTTGGAGATAGACCATTTATTTTGGTAATTTATACTAAGGATTTAAGTAATGCAGAAAAAGTAATAGCGGATATTTCAAAGATTGTATATGAAAGGTAA